In the Apteryx mantelli isolate bAptMan1 chromosome 1, bAptMan1.hap1, whole genome shotgun sequence genome, one interval contains:
- the LOC106487990 gene encoding interleukin-2 receptor subunit alpha-like, with product MELRCLLMWLMFGSIKGSRAEECPSLQRIEFADVAAETYPLGSKLYYECDDGYGRRSGQYPGIKCQNKEGIADWVYGKFECIDKNILLSTAPTVELEFTQKPESKTQSPAPEKRENVPEFDRTAFCGMPKSIPHASLRRVLKEKYSVGQVLLFKCRSGYDKQPPTSGTRTCKKVNGKIIWTPLDMQCTNDSSHKDEQPTRVIESSGTVHPSFSSSMILLVTVIFFVLLIIPAIFV from the exons ATGGAGCTCAGGTGCCTTTTGATGTGGCTCATGTTTGGATCCATCAAGGGGAGCAGAGCAG AAGAATGCCCATCTCTTCAAAGAATTGAATTTGCCGACGTTGCTGCTGAAACATATCCGTTGGGGAGCAAACTCTATTATGAATGTGACGATGGCTATGGGAGAAGAAGTGGGCAGTACCCGGGAATTAAGTGTCAGAATAAAGAGGGGATTGCTGATTGGGTCTACGGGAAGTTTGAATGCATTG ACAAGAACATTTTGTTGTCGACGGCTCCCACGGTGGAGTTAGAATTTACACAAAAACCGGAAAGCAAAACACAGAGCCCTGCACCTGAGAAACGAGAAAATGTTCCAGAGTTTGACCGGACAG CTTTTTGTGGGATGCCCAAGTCTATTCCACATGCCTCTTTAAGGAGGGTCCTGAAGGAAAAGTATAGCGTGGGGCAAGTACTACTTTTCAAGTGTCGGAGCGGTTATGACAAGCAACCTCCTACCTCGGGCACCCGCACATGCAAGAAGGTGAACGGCAAAATCATCTGGACCCCCCTTGACATGCAGTGTACCAATGACAGTAGCCATAAGGATGAGCAGCCAACACGGGTTATCGAGTCATCAG GTACAGTTCATCCATCCTTTTCCTCATCTATGATACTACTAGTGACAG TGATCTTTTTTGTTCTACTGATCATTCCTGCCATCTTTGTGTGA